In Sphaerospermopsis torques-reginae ITEP-024, the genomic window ATTCTCTGTTGGAATGTATTGTATTTGGAGCGCAGATGGCTGATTTAAAGCTAGAAGTACCGCCAGCAGAGGTTACAGCCCAGGTTAAAGATTTGGACCCTAGTCCGTTGTTTTGTAATTTATCTGTCAGTGCGTGGGAAAATCAAAAAGCACAGTTAGAAAGTATTAGGGAAAAATTGCCGCGTTTAGTCTGGCAAAATGCTGGTATTTGTCGAGAACAATCAAGTTTAGAAAATGCGATCGCTACCATTGAATCTTGGGAGCAGGATTTTACGAGTTTGCCTTTAAGTCAATTCTTGGAAAGTTTACATCCTACAGCAACAGCCAGTTTTAACCTACCAAATATTGACCAACAATTGCGGCTTTGGGCAGAAACTCGTAATTTATTAGATGTAGCTTATTTAATTCTTAAAAGTGCCGCTTTTAGAACCGAAAGCCGGGGCGGACACTACCGCTTAGATTATCCCCAACCAGACTCTGATTGGCAAGTACACACGATGATCCAAAATCATCACTGGTGGAAATCTCAATCCATATTACCAGCTTATCCAAAATCTAATTAGGGTTTGCTGAATAAATCTGAAAACTTTACAGGTAAAGGGTTTTAGCTATTTTGACTTTCAAAAAGTGCAAGCTTTTCTGAGGTGGCAACTGAAAAACCTTGCACTTAATTCCTACTTAAAGAAAAAATCGTTCCTATCCAACTCTTGAAACTGTCACCTGTCACCTGTCACCTGTCACCTGTCACCTGTCACTGGTCTCTCACAGATAACTTTTTCAGCAAACCCTAACTAAGCTTAACGCTAGAGTTAGGGAAAAATTTCAGACGAATTATTGCGCTAGTTTACCGAAAATACTTAAAGTTTTGCGGTCCTGTATAACCAGTAATTTTGGCTAGTTCGTTTAAATTCTGCACACCACCATAGATTTGACCATTAATCACCCAAGAAGGGAAACCTTGAATTTTGGCAGCTTGACACAATGCTGGCTTACCTTTAGGACTGTCTGCTGCACACTCTACAGCTATATTATCGTTGATAATTTTATAAGCTTCTTTACCAAAGAGCAGCTTTTGTTCGTGGCAATGAGGACACCAATAAGCTACATATTCCTTAGCGCCAACTTTAACTAAATGTTCTGCTAAAGCAATTTCTGACTCTCCAGAAGTAGTGGTGATTTCCCAGCCAAATGCAGGGTTAGGGTTTTCCTTGGGAACAAAAGCGGAAATTCGCTGAGGACCATCCGCCGATCCTACAGTGCCATCGGCATTAATACCAGAATAAACTCCCAAGGTGGCAATTAGAGTCACCATACCGACAAGAATAGCGGTAAAGAAGATTTGCCCAATATCTTCCCAGTCACGACCCAAGATGGTGAGGGTAAGCATACTCAAAGCAAACAAAGCCGAAGCGATGCAGTACCAACATAGAGCTTTGAGTTCAAATGCCAGGACATACATTAAATATGCACTAAATACAGTCATGGCGATCGCTCCCATCAAGAGCAACCACCAAGTCAAAAATTCTATTTGTTTAACATTTTTGATCTTGTCTTTTTCTCCTGATTTTAATGTTAAGGGAGCTAAAGCTAATACGAACATACCCACATATCCCAGCAAACCAAACAAAGCTAAAGGCTGTCCAAAAACTGTCCCCCAAGGGCTAGAAAGGACATCAGCACAACCTTTAACGTTTTCTGGAGTAGTACAAAGAGGGCTACCTCCGGTCAGCTTTTCATAGGTGAGATAACCTGTGTTCAGGATACCAAGTCCAGCGATCGCCCCAATGATAGGACGCGACCATTTATGAATCCAAGGAGTAGAACGACGACGAATCATAATTGGTGATTGGTGATTGGTGATTGGTGATTGGTGATTGGTAATTGGTGATTGGTAATTGGTGATTGGTAATTGGTGATTGGTGATTGGTAATTGGTGATTGGTGATTGGTGATTGGTAATTGGTGATTGGTGATTGGTGATTGGTGATTGGTAATTGGTGATTGGTGATTGGTAATTGGTGATTGGTGATTGGAAAACTCTTGTCCCATTACCCATTACCCATTACCCATTACCCATTTACGAATGTAACTTTACTGAGGAATTTGATTTAGGTTCACTTTTAGTATTCCAACTGCGATGAGCAGCTTCTACAAATTGACTGACGCGAATTGGATCAATGGGTTGCGAAATTTGCCCGTGACGTTTTAAAGAACTGGAAACAATCACACCATCAGCAGCTTGCATTAGCGTACCCACATTTTCCCAATCAGCGCCGCTACCGATAAAAACTGGTGTACCAGCAGCCGCACCACTAGCTAATTCTAGATCCTCTAGGTTGGGAGGGCTGCCAGTTGCCCAACCGGATAAAATTACACCATCTGCTAAACCTCTTTCTATTGTGTCTTTTACAGCCACAGTCAGGTTAGGAGAACTTAAAGGACGGGCGTGTTTAACCAGCACATCAGCCAAAATTTTGACATCAGAACCTAATTCTCTACGATAGCGTAGTAATTCATGTGCCTCCCCTTCAATTAATCCTTGATCAGTGGCCATTACCCCTGTGAGGACATTAACCCGGATAAATTGGGCTTTTACACAACTGGCGATCGCCATTGCACTTTTCCCATCATTTCTTAAAACATTTAAACCCACAGGTAAAGTTACTAAATTCTGTATCCGCTGTACTACCACCGTCATAGCACTGACAACAGCGGGATCAACTTGATTTTTAGTAAAAGGAGCATCAAAAAAATTTTCTACAATTAAGCCGTCTACCCCTCCACTGGCAAGGGCTGTAGCTTCTTGTTCAGCACGGTCAATTACCGCTTTCAGGCTACCTCCCCAACGGGCTGAGGTAGGTAAGGGTAGCAGATGAACTACGCCAATAATCGGTTTGCAAGTTTTGAATAGTTGATATAAGTCCACGTCTTTAATTTGAAGATGGCATTGTTCAGAGTTGAAAAATTAGTATTTAGCTATCAGTAATCAACAATCAGCTAAATGATACCAATAACAAAGATTCAAAATTTTGAATTGGCTATAAATTACGCCAATACAAAAAAGCCAACTATTGCTCAAGTCCTGTCATTCTCTGTATTTCATCTCCAGACTGAAAGCTGAAAGCTGATAGCTGAAGGCTGATAGCTGATTGCTATACTGATATGCTTTGGCGTGTTATTCAGGATTAAATAAATCTCCTCATGCTGAAGATGTAAATTGTCGTTAAACCTTTCATAAGATATGTTAAGATAAAATATGGCTACAAGAGGAGTTTGCCACTCACAAGACGCAAGGCCGCTTCCCGTTGTTTAGGTTTATAGCTGTCAGCACATTACAGCCCCAGCCTGAAAGTAGGGCAGCAATACTGCTTTATGGGCTTAGTCGCGTTAGCGATTTCCCGGAGGGTAGCGACTTCTCACCAACAGCCCTTTGGGCGGCTTCCCGATGGGTAAATTAACAACGCACACGCTGCGGTAATGTAAAATACCATTAAGCGAATCGTTAAAAAATATTAACAGTGTCTAAATTATCCCAAGACACTTATATTTACCCTGGGAAACAAAATAACAAAAACATCATAGCATAACCACTATCATGAACCATGAATAGGGTTATATCTCAATGGGAATTTGCTGATAGTGGCGAATAGTCACTGTAAAATCCTAGTTATGGTGCGGGAAAAAGCACCTAGTTAATGTTTGTAATGTTTGAAGAAAAGAGAAAAAAATTGAAGATTTTTTCAAAATATGGGTGACAAGCCAACAATTGCGATTTCACACCTGGGCTGCGAGAAAAACCGAATAGATACAGAACATATGTTAGGGCTGTTGGTAGAAGCAGGATATGGTGTAGATACAAACGAAGAGTTAGCAGATTATGTAATAGTAAATACCTGTAGTTTTATCGAAGCTGCCAGGGAAGAATCGGTAAGAACCTTAGTAGAACTGGCAGAAGCCAATAAAAAAGTAGTGATTACTGGTTGTATGGCGCAACACTTTCAAGAACAATTATTGGAAGAGTTGCCAGAAGCAGTAGCGGTAGTTGGAACAGGAGACTATCACAAAATAGTCAATGTGATTGAGCGAGTAGAACAGGGAGAGCGAGTAAAACAAATTAGCGCCGAACCCACCTACATAGCTGATGAAACCACACCACGCTACAGGACAACAACGGAAGGAGTAGCATACCTGAGAGTTGCCGAAGGCTGTGATTATCGTTGTGCATTTTGTATTATTCCTTATTTAAGAGGAAACCAGCGATCGCGTACAATTGAATCAATAGTAGCCGAAGCCGAGCAACTGGCAGCGCAAGGGGTAAAAGAAATCATTCTCATTTCCCAAATCACCACTAACTATGGATTAGATATTTACGGTAAACCAAAGTTAGCGGAACTCATTCGTGCCTTGGGGAAAGTAGATATACCTTGGGTGAGAATGCACTATGCTTATCCTACGGGACTAACCCCAGATGTAATTGCGGCAATTCAAGAAACATCTAATTTCCTACCTTATCTAGATTTGCCCTTGCAGCATTCTCATCCAGAGATACTTCGCGCCATGAATCGTCCTTGGCAGGGTAGAGTCAACGACGGAATTATTGAGCGCATCAAAGCCGCCTTACCATCAGCAGTAATGCGAACCACATTTATAGTTGGTTTCCCTGGAGAGACAGAGGAGCATTTTCAGCATTTACTAGAGTTTACAGAACGACACGAATTTGATCATGTTGGTGTGTTCACCTTTTCCCCAGAGGAAGGAACTCCCGCCTACGACTTACCCAATCAATTACCACAAGAATTGATGGTAGAACGTCGTGATCAAATCATGGCATTACAACAACCTATTTCTCTCCGTAAAAATCAGGAGGAAGTCGGGAAAATCGTTGATGTCCTGATTGAGCAAGAAAACCCCGGAAGTGGAGAGTTAATTGGCCGTTCCGGCAGATTTGCCCCAGAAGTTGATGGTCAGGTCTATGTTAAAGGCGAAGCCAGACTAGGAACAATCGTACCAGTCAAAATCACCAGTGCTGATGCTTATGACCTCTATGGTGAAGTGGTGACAGGTGACAGGTGACAGGTGACAGGTGACTGGGAAAAGATCAATAACCCAATTACCAATTACCCATTACCAATTACCCATTACCAAATTTACAAAATATACCAATTCTCTAAAATTCGGCGACTGATTAAAGTCCTCAAACCCAGATTCGGTCGGACTGCCATAATTACAAATTATGAATTACGTATCCCTAACCGGACCGAAGGAAATATTACGAATTGGTATTAAGTATTCGGCTTACAAGTCCAAAATTCACAATAAATAAAATCTAGGAGAATTAATGAATCTTACCTTTCAAGAACTAGGCATTTCCCAAGAGCGTGTTGAACAATTAGAAAGAATTGGCTTCACCTCACCTACCAACATTCAAATGCAAGCGATTCCCCAATTGTTAGAGGGACGTGATGTGGTGGGTCAATCCCAAACAGGAACAGGCAAAACAGCAGCTTTTTCTCTGCCAATGTTGGAAAAATTGGATGTGAGCAAAAGAGCAGTACAAGCCTTAGTTTTAACACCGACTCGTGAATTGGCGATGCAGGTTCATGATGCCATTTCCCAGTTTATGGGTGATGATGGTTTGCGTGTTTTGGCTATCTATGGTGGTCAGTCTATTGACCGACAAATGATGCAGCTAAAACGTGGTGTTCATGTAGTTGTTGGGACACCAGGACGGGTCATAGACTTGTTGGAACGTGGTAGTTTAAAACTCGACCAAGTGAAATGGTTTGTTTTAGATGAAGCTGATGAAATGTTGAGCATGGGTTTTATTGATGATGTGATCAAAATTTTGTCCCAAGCTCCCGAAGATCGGCAAACGGCTTTATTTTCGGCAACTATGCCCCCATCTATTCGCCAGTTGGTGAATAAGTTTTTAAACTCTCCGGTGACTGTCACCGTTGAGCAACCAAAAGCTGCACCTAATAAAATCAACCAAGTAGCTTACCTCATTCCTCGACACTGGACAAAGGCTAAAGCTTTGCAGCCTATTTTGGAAATGGAAGATCCAGACACAGCTTTAATCTTTGTCCGCACCAGACGCACAGCCGCAGAATTGACCAATCAATTGCAAGCTGCTGGTCACAGTGTAGATGAATATCATGGTGATTTATCCCAACAAGCGCGGGAAAGATTATTGACTCGTTTCCGTAATGGCCAAGTACGCTGGGTGGTGGCTACTGATATTGCGGCACGAGGTTTAGATGTGGATCTGCTTTCCCACGTGATTAACTTTGACTTGCCTGATAGTGTAGAAACCTACCTGCACCGGATTGGTAGAACTGGCCGCGCTGGTAAAGAAGGGACTGCGATTTCTTTGGTACAACCCTTTGAGCGTCGTAAACAACAGGCATTTGAACGCCATAACCGTCAAAGCTGGCAGGTGTTAACAATTCCTACGAGAGCGCAAATTGAAGCTAGACACATTCAAAAATTGAAAGATCAGGTGTCTGAAGCTTTAGCGGGTGAAAGGTTGGCTTCATTTTTGCCCATTATTAGCGAATTGACTGAAAAATATGATGCTCAGGCGATCGCAGCAGCAGCTTTACAACTGGCTTACGATCAAACCCGTCCTGCTTGGTTGCAAAATGGTGTAGATGTTCCTGATGAAGAACCTACTCCCAAACCCAAACTCAACAAACGTCGTGATGGCGATCGCTCAGAACGCAATTTTGGCGGTGACTACAACGAGCGTTCTGGAGGTAGTCGTGGCCGTTCCTGGTCTAAGTCTGACAGAAATGGCGATGAAGGAAGACCTACTCCCAAACCCAAACTACGGAAGGAACGCCAAGAACGCTATGACCGTCATGAGTCTCCTGTTTTACCAGGTAATCAAAAACAAATCTAGGTGATTGGTGATTGGTGATTGGTGATTGGTGATTGGTGATTGGTGACTGGGAAAATGCAAATAATTTCCCCCACCTCCCCACCTCCCCATCTCCCCATCTCCCCATCACAGTTAACAATTGTCAATTTTTCCAGGGTTGAGTGATTTGAGCTATTTCGTCAAACTCATCCTTGGTCATTTCCCAACCTAAAGCGCCGATGTTCTGTTTTACTTGTTCGGCGTTTTTGACTCCCGCAATGGGTATCACGTTCCCCTGGGCAATTAACCAGTTAAGGGCTACTTGGGCAGGGGTACGATCATATTTATTACCGATTTTTTCCAGTAAAGATAATACTGGGGCAATTTTATTTAAACCATCTTGACTAAATCGCGGATCTATGCTTCTCGCTCCTGTGGGTTTATAAGAGGTGGTATATTTGCCTGTTAATAATCCCTGAGCTAAGGGACTATAAGCTAATATTGTTACATCTAATTCACGGGCTGTCTGTAAAATCCCGTTGCTTTCAATTTGCCTTGTTAACAAAGAATAACGCACCTGGTTCACTGCTAAAGGTATTCCTCTTGCGGACAATATTTTGTGTACATTTCTCATTTCTGAGGCAGAATAATTACTGACACCTATTGCCCCGATTCTTCCTTTCTGTACCTCATCTGCTAAGGTGTTCATTAAAGTTTCTTGAGAAAGAAAGAATGTAAATGGCCAGTGAACTTGGTATAATTCAATTCTTTCTAATTGCAGACGTTTTAAACTTTCTGTTAACGCTTCAGATACAGATTTTCCATCCCAACGCCAAGGTAAAGGACCGAATTTAGTAGCAATTTGTACTTTTTCGGACGTTTGTTTGATGAACTTGCCTAAAAACTGTTCGGAAAGTCCTAAACCGTAAACTTCCGCAGTATCAAAGAAAGTGACACCTGCATCTACAGCAGTGGTGAAAGCTGCTTGCAGTTGTTCTTCTCCGTAATTATCCCCATAATTCCAAAATAGTTTGTCACCCCATGCCCAAGTTCCTAAACATAACGGGGGAACGGTTAAGCCGGTTTTACCTAATGCGATCGCTTCCATTTTGCTAAAATAGATTATATTTACATTTCTTTACAGTTTTAGTTTAACGTTTTCTTTTAACCTGGGAAGTGAAGCGGTGACGCATAGGTCATAAGAGAATGAACCGCAAAGGACGCAAAGGACGCGAAGTTAAGAGGGTTTAAGAGATATTTTGGGTAAGTCCTGAAAAATTTGCTCGTTTGCATCATTTATGCTGTCTGACGCACCCTACAATATAGATGATTAAATTCTGTGAACAATAGAAGCAAGTAGTTATGGCAGGTGATATGTTCGATACTCCCCAAGACTCCCTAACCGTACCCAAGGTCAACATACCGACTATGTTTAGGCTAGGGTTTTTTCAGATGGGGTTGAGTATGATGTCTATTTTGACTCTGGGGGTACTCAACCGAGTCATGATTCAAGAAATCGCCATTCCGGCGACAATAGTGGCTATAGTGTTAGCTATACCTGCTTTTGTATCTCCAACGCGGATTTTATTTGGACAGATATCTGATGCTAAACCGTTGTTAGGTTATCATCGTACAGCTTATGTGTGGATCGGCGCAGCAATATTTGCGATCGCCGCTTTTTTAGCAGTACAAGTAATTTGGCAGTTAAATGCTATCAGTGGTGATAGTTGGGTGTGGACAACTCAAGCGATCGCTTGGACAGGAGTTTTAGGTTTAGTTTTTGCGATTTATGGTTTAGCAATTTGTGTTAGTGGTACTGCATTTGCCGCATTATTAGTAGATATTTCCCAAGAAGATAACCGTTCCCAAGTCGTTGGTATTGTCTGGTCAATGCTAATGGTAGGTATTATTGTGGGAGCAATTGTTAGTTCTAGTTTATTAAAACAATTGGATGGAAATGCACCTTTAGAAACTTTACAATCTGCCATTAATAGATTATTTCTAATTGTTCCCAGTGTAGTATTTCTTTTCTCTATCATTGCTACTGTAGGTGTAGAAAAAAAATATTCTCGTTTTTATCAACGTTCCACACCAGGAAACCGGGAAGATAGCATTAGTTTAGGTGCAGCTTGGTCAATATTAACAGCTAGTCCGCAAACAGGTTTGTTTTTTACCTTTTTATTGGTAATGACAATTAGTTTATTCATGCAAGATCCAATTTTAGAACCTTATGCGGGTGAAGTGTTTAAAATGCCTTTGGCTGAAAGTACCAAACTTAATGTTTTTTATGGTACGGGAATTTTAATAGCTTATGGTGTAACTGGCTTTTTCATTGTCCCACGTATAGGTAAACGCAAAACAATTAAACTAGGCTGTATTTTAGTAGCTTTTTCCGCCTTATTATTAGGATTTTCCGGGTTTTCTGGTAATGCCAACTTTTTAAAATTTGGTTTAGTAATATTTGGTTTATCTACTGGTTTTGTCACCACTGGCGCAGTCAGTTTAATGTTAGATTTAACAGTAGCAGAAGCCGCAGGTACTTTTATCGGTGCATGGGGATTAGCACAATCTATATCCAGAGGAATCGCTGTAGTCATTGGTGGTACTGTTTTAGATATTGGTCGCAATTTGTTCACCAATAATTTACCATTAGCTTATGGTATGGTTTTTTGTTTGGAAGCTGTGGGAATGATTATTTCTCTATGGTTTTTAAACCGGGTGAATGTGACAGAATTTCAAACCAATACTAAACAAGCTTTAGCTTCTGTTTTAGAAAGTGATTTAGATTAGATTAGGTGACAGGTGACTGGTGACTGGGAGGATGAATAAACCAATGACTAATGACTAACGACTAATAACTAATAACTAATAAAAAATGAATGATTTTTGGAACACAATTTTAGATTTTTCCCAAACTACTACAACGAGAGTGGGAAAACAATTAATGCAGGATTTTGGTAAAGTTCAAGCATCTCAAAAAGCTGATGGAACTTTAGTTACTCAAGCTGATAAATGGGCGGATCAAGAAATTAGAGATGCGATCGCTTCCACTTTCTCAGGTTACGGAATTTTGAGTGAAGAAAGTGATAAAACTTTTCCTGATACAGAATGGTGTTGGGTAATTGATCCTTTAGATGGAACAACAAATTTCACTAGAGGTATTCCTATTTGGGCAATTTCTCTAGGTTTACTTTATCGCGGAACACCGATTTTTGGCTATGTTCATGTACCACCATTAAATCAAACCTTTCATGGTTTTTGGGCTGGTTCATCAGGCTTACAAACGCCAACAGGAGCATTTTTAAATAACCATCCTATCCACACCAGTAAGGATGATCCAAGTGGTAATCACTTTTTTAATCTTTGTTCTCGTAGTACGGGAATTATTCAACCGGGTTTTCCCTGTAAACTGCGGATGTTAGGAGTTGCTAGTTATAATTTTTTAACTGTTGCGACTGGTGCAGTTTTAGGAGGTGTGGAAGCGACTCCTAAAGTTTGGGATATTGCAGGTGCTTGGGTAATTTTACAAGCTGCTGGTGGTTGTTGGATATCTTTAAAAAATCCACCTTTTCCATTAATAACAGGTGTTGATTATAGTCATATCTCTTTTCCCACAATGGTTGTTAGTGATTCCAAAATTGAATCTGTGTTTACTCCTTTTCTCAAAGGTGTTAAATTGTAAGTCAGGAGTCAGGATTCAGAATATTGGATAAATCAGTAGATTATCAATACCTGATTTTTAGTCTAAACTCCAGTTAAAAAGCTTATTGCTGAGGGAGCATCCCAAATGTGTAAGTTGATTTTTTTTGTCTGATATCAAGACATGAAATGAACTAACCACGAAGAAGCGAAGGACACGAAGGTAAGAAGAAAGAAGAGAGTTTTCAGGTACTTTTATTCTGCATTGTTGCTTTCATTAGGATGCTCCCATTGCTGATAGCTGAATGCTTAGGAAATAATGAACCGCAGAGGACGCAGAGAAATGAAAATTTGAAATAAAAAAGGTGGGTGCTATGGCTAAAATGAAGATTTTGCGAGAAGATCAATCTTATACTTTTCGGTCTTATTTTGAGTTACCTTATGAAGCAGATGATATTTTAGCTGAATTTAATTACTCTCTAATTAAAGCGCACCTATCTTTACCGCAAACCAATCAGGAACTTCAAGAATTACCCGCACTCAAACAAAGAATAGAGGATATTTTACCTTTTGTTAGTTTGAGTAATGAAACTGCAAGAAGGGAAACTTTAGTATCTCCAATTTTGTTGGAGGTAATTCGCTATTGTCACTGTCAAATGCGAATTGAATACCCTCTTGCTATTAATAATCAACTCCAGGGTAATCTTGATTATCTTTTACAGTTAAATAATAATTTTTTGGTTATCGAAGCTAAAAATGATGATTTGACTAGAGGTTTTACTCAATTAGCTGTAGAATTAATTGCAATATCTCAAATTCAGGAAAATACTATTTTATATGGTGCTGTGACTATTGGTAATGTTTGGCAATTTGGTAAACTTGATAGTAGTCAACAACAAATAACCCAAGATATTAATTTGTTTAAAATTCCTGGAGATGTAGATATTTTAGTTAGTTCAATTATCGGTATTTTACAAGGAGTAAATAACTAATCACCAATTACCAATTACCAATTACCAATTACCAATTACCAATTACCCATTACCCATTACCAAATTATGAAAGCACTCTGGTTAGAAAACAAAGAATTACAATTAAAAACCGATCTCCCCATCCCCGAACCCCCAGAGGGAGAAGCTTTAGTAAAGGTTTTACGTGCAGGTATTTGTAATACTGATTTAGAATTAATTAGGGGTTATTATCCCTACAAAGGTATTTTAGGTCATGAGTTTGTAGGAGTTGTTGAACAAGGTTCAGAACATTTAATTAATAAAAGAGTTGTGGGAGAAATAAACGCTGCTTGTGGTTATTGTCGGTTTTGTTTGCAAGGAGTACCTATCCATTGTGAAAATCGCACGGTTTTAGGTATTGTGAATAGAAATGGTGCGTTTGCTGAATATTTGTGTTTACCTGAAAAAAATCTGCATCTTGTCCCTAATAATGTTTCTACAGATGCGGCAACTTTCACTGAACCTATTGCAGCAGCTTTAGAAATTCAAGAACAAGTAAAAATCACTCCCAATGAAAAAGTTTTAGTTGTAGGAGATGGAAAATTAGGACAATTAATAGCGCAAACTTTAGCGTTAACTGGTTGTGATTTATTAGTAGTAGGAAGACACAAAGATAAGTTACAAAATTTGGAAAATCGAGGAATCAAAACTGGTTTAGCTGATGATATTAAAGATAGAAGTTTTGATATTTCTGTAGATTGTACAGGAAATCCAGACGGTTTTGCTACTGCACTTCGCGCTTTACGTCCTAGAGGTACGTTAGTTTTAAAAAGTACCTACGCTGGTAATTTAAGTGTGGATATGTCTTCATTAGTGGTAGATGAAATCACCCTGATAGGTTCTCGTTGTGGTCCCTTTTCTCCTGCTTTGGAATTATTAGCAAAAAATCAGATAGATGTTACACCTTTAATTCAATATCATTATCCCTTGAGTGAAGGTTTAGCTGCTTTTGCAAAAGCACAAACTAAAGGAGTTTTAAAGGTGTTATTAGAGATGAATTAGTTGATAATTGATAATTGACAATTGATAATTGAGAATTATTTTATTCTAGTTTTAAATCGTCAATTATCCAATGTTAATTTTCCATTGTTGAAGGAAAATTTCACATTGATTCTGCACCTTTGGTAACTAAACGTTTAAATAAAGCAGCAGACCAACGAGTTTCTTTTAACCTTCTTTCCGCATAATTATCACCCCAATTATCATTTTAATTAGGGCTTGCTGAATAAACCCAAAACCTATACAAATCAAAGTTTTGAGGCTGATTAACAGGAAATTAGGTGCTTTCGATATAGCGTCTTGTGCCTCAAAAACCTTGCACTTTTATTGAGTTCGAGAGATGGAAAAGAAATTTTCAAATCTCCTCCTGACTCCTGACTCCTGACTCCTGACTCCTGACTCCTAACCCCTAACGGAAAGACTTTTTCAGCAAACCCTAATTAGCCTTTACTGTCTGGTTGTAATTTATCTGGTTGCAATTTAACCGACAAAGTTGAGGAAGTCGTAAAAATGGCAAAAATTGTGACAAATATTTTTAGTGTATCTGAGGAAAATACAGCACTTTCCATCTACATGAGGTACACTATGGGCGGGCAAGATGCCCACCCCACAAGAGTTTTATCATTAATATCTGTACCTCATAATAACGGAAACTGGTGTAAACTGCTGATTATTTAATTGATTATTTAATATTTTTCACAATCAAAATTTTTATGGGGTTGATGATCTTTACAACCTATTGCTTCTTCTGTATTCGCAATATAAGGATTTACAGTACATTTAAGACGATAATTATTAGTAAAAAATTGGCAGTTATGACAGGGTATTTGGTGCATTGTTTTGGCTGTTTTTACAGTTTCTTTTGTCGCTGTCCATAAATTCAACAACATCATAATTATGGTAGTCCAAGCGACGACGAAACAAATGGGAATTAAAAATGGTTGTATTCCATGAATGAGAAAAGATACAAAATTTAACATGGCAA contains:
- a CDS encoding aldo/keto reductase, whose translation is MEAIALGKTGLTVPPLCLGTWAWGDKLFWNYGDNYGEEQLQAAFTTAVDAGVTFFDTAEVYGLGLSEQFLGKFIKQTSEKVQIATKFGPLPWRWDGKSVSEALTESLKRLQLERIELYQVHWPFTFFLSQETLMNTLADEVQKGRIGAIGVSNYSASEMRNVHKILSARGIPLAVNQVRYSLLTRQIESNGILQTARELDVTILAYSPLAQGLLTGKYTTSYKPTGARSIDPRFSQDGLNKIAPVLSLLEKIGNKYDRTPAQVALNWLIAQGNVIPIAGVKNAEQVKQNIGALGWEMTKDEFDEIAQITQPWKN
- a CDS encoding DEAD/DEAH box helicase; the encoded protein is MNLTFQELGISQERVEQLERIGFTSPTNIQMQAIPQLLEGRDVVGQSQTGTGKTAAFSLPMLEKLDVSKRAVQALVLTPTRELAMQVHDAISQFMGDDGLRVLAIYGGQSIDRQMMQLKRGVHVVVGTPGRVIDLLERGSLKLDQVKWFVLDEADEMLSMGFIDDVIKILSQAPEDRQTALFSATMPPSIRQLVNKFLNSPVTVTVEQPKAAPNKINQVAYLIPRHWTKAKALQPILEMEDPDTALIFVRTRRTAAELTNQLQAAGHSVDEYHGDLSQQARERLLTRFRNGQVRWVVATDIAARGLDVDLLSHVINFDLPDSVETYLHRIGRTGRAGKEGTAISLVQPFERRKQQAFERHNRQSWQVLTIPTRAQIEARHIQKLKDQVSEALAGERLASFLPIISELTEKYDAQAIAAAALQLAYDQTRPAWLQNGVDVPDEEPTPKPKLNKRRDGDRSERNFGGDYNERSGGSRGRSWSKSDRNGDEGRPTPKPKLRKERQERYDRHESPVLPGNQKQI
- the btpA gene encoding photosystem I biogenesis protein BtpA, which gives rise to MDLYQLFKTCKPIIGVVHLLPLPTSARWGGSLKAVIDRAEQEATALASGGVDGLIVENFFDAPFTKNQVDPAVVSAMTVVVQRIQNLVTLPVGLNVLRNDGKSAMAIASCVKAQFIRVNVLTGVMATDQGLIEGEAHELLRYRRELGSDVKILADVLVKHARPLSSPNLTVAVKDTIERGLADGVILSGWATGSPPNLEDLELASGAAAGTPVFIGSGADWENVGTLMQAADGVIVSSSLKRHGQISQPIDPIRVSQFVEAAHRSWNTKSEPKSNSSVKLHS
- the rimO gene encoding 30S ribosomal protein S12 methylthiotransferase RimO, with the translated sequence MGDKPTIAISHLGCEKNRIDTEHMLGLLVEAGYGVDTNEELADYVIVNTCSFIEAAREESVRTLVELAEANKKVVITGCMAQHFQEQLLEELPEAVAVVGTGDYHKIVNVIERVEQGERVKQISAEPTYIADETTPRYRTTTEGVAYLRVAEGCDYRCAFCIIPYLRGNQRSRTIESIVAEAEQLAAQGVKEIILISQITTNYGLDIYGKPKLAELIRALGKVDIPWVRMHYAYPTGLTPDVIAAIQETSNFLPYLDLPLQHSHPEILRAMNRPWQGRVNDGIIERIKAALPSAVMRTTFIVGFPGETEEHFQHLLEFTERHEFDHVGVFTFSPEEGTPAYDLPNQLPQELMVERRDQIMALQQPISLRKNQEEVGKIVDVLIEQENPGSGELIGRSGRFAPEVDGQVYVKGEARLGTIVPVKITSADAYDLYGEVVTGDR
- a CDS encoding vitamin K epoxide reductase family protein → MIRRRSTPWIHKWSRPIIGAIAGLGILNTGYLTYEKLTGGSPLCTTPENVKGCADVLSSPWGTVFGQPLALFGLLGYVGMFVLALAPLTLKSGEKDKIKNVKQIEFLTWWLLLMGAIAMTVFSAYLMYVLAFELKALCWYCIASALFALSMLTLTILGRDWEDIGQIFFTAILVGMVTLIATLGVYSGINADGTVGSADGPQRISAFVPKENPNPAFGWEITTTSGESEIALAEHLVKVGAKEYVAYWCPHCHEQKLLFGKEAYKIINDNIAVECAADSPKGKPALCQAAKIQGFPSWVINGQIYGGVQNLNELAKITGYTGPQNFKYFR